The Candidatus Methanoperedens sp. genome has a segment encoding these proteins:
- the bioD gene encoding dethiobiotin synthase, translating to MTGIFITGTDTGVGKTAVAAGLAGALEKRGYSVGVMKPVQSGAMERNGRLYSQDAEFLMKVLDTCDEPELVCPVLLKEALAPSVAAEIEGKPVDLELINNAYQELGRRHDIVIVEGAGGIAVPLKNRILISDLITSLGTPAIIVSRAGLGTINHTFLTIEHAKNWGIPVIGVIVNNYRGGKVEETNPGIITELTGVHILGIIPHDTKINVEGGSHGNIVSLVEKNVDIEKIISFLSI from the coding sequence ATGACAGGGATATTTATAACAGGAACCGACACCGGCGTCGGGAAAACCGCTGTGGCTGCCGGACTGGCTGGGGCTTTGGAAAAGAGGGGGTACAGCGTCGGGGTGATGAAACCCGTACAGAGCGGCGCCATGGAAAGAAACGGCAGGCTGTATTCCCAGGATGCAGAGTTCCTGATGAAAGTTCTGGACACGTGCGATGAGCCAGAATTGGTATGCCCCGTACTTTTGAAAGAGGCGCTGGCGCCAAGCGTTGCTGCAGAAATTGAGGGAAAGCCTGTGGACCTCGAACTCATCAACAATGCTTATCAGGAACTTGGGAGGCGCCATGACATCGTGATTGTGGAAGGCGCGGGTGGAATTGCAGTGCCCTTGAAAAATAGAATCCTCATTTCAGACCTGATAACCAGCCTTGGCACTCCTGCTATAATCGTTTCCCGCGCAGGACTTGGTACAATAAATCATACCTTTCTTACCATCGAGCATGCAAAGAACTGGGGGATACCTGTGATCGGGGTGATTGTAAACAATTACCGGGGTGGAAAAGTCGAGGAAACAAACCCAGGGATAATAACAGAACTTACCGGAGTCCATATACTTGGGATTATCCCACACGATACGAAAATAAATGTGGAGGGCGGAAGTCACGGAAATATTGTATCGTTAGTGGAAAAGAATGTTGATATAGAAAAAATCATTTCCTTCCTTTCGATTTAA
- a CDS encoding FAD-binding protein: protein MAPIFHPVLVIGGGLAGLRAALEAKKYCDVAVLSMVYPVRSHSCAAQGGINASLGNAPEGKDDTWEKHAYDTVKGSDFLADQDAVEILTKEARERVYEMEHWGTPFSRTAEGKIAQRPFGGAEFPRTCYAEDTTGHALLHTMNERAVKNDIKVYPERFVVSLVVLDKKVAGVIALNRLSGKLEAYAAHSVVLATGGAGRIYAETTNSLIMSGYGIYLAFRAGAALKDMEFMQFHPTSLFQINILLTEGCRGEGGYLLNSKGERFMAWCAPKALELAPRDIVARAIATEIMEGRGASNKYVYLDLRHLGEKKIDERLPGIRKLCQSFIGLDPVRDLIPVEPAQHYTMGGIDCNVNGETEIEGLYAAGECACVSVHGANRLGGNSLLETLVFGKRVGESAAAFAAREQELSQSALDAIEREYEKVGERIKGRDGKEKIAAIRNDLGKLMTKKVGIFRREDLLKEALDEISTLSERFRHVHVSSGTVYNLDLLHALDLDAMLALAGIIAKGAFLRKESRGSHFRTDYPERDDAHFLKHTIARSTPDGVTIEYKDVAITKFKPEKRVY from the coding sequence ATGGCGCCGATCTTCCATCCGGTGCTTGTGATAGGTGGCGGTCTTGCTGGACTGCGTGCTGCGCTTGAAGCTAAGAAATACTGCGATGTGGCTGTGCTGTCGATGGTATATCCCGTCAGGTCTCATTCATGCGCCGCCCAGGGCGGGATTAATGCATCGCTCGGGAACGCGCCTGAAGGTAAGGACGATACATGGGAGAAGCATGCCTATGACACGGTGAAAGGGTCTGATTTTCTTGCTGACCAGGATGCGGTGGAGATACTTACAAAGGAAGCTCGTGAGCGGGTATACGAGATGGAGCACTGGGGTACGCCGTTTTCCCGCACCGCCGAGGGCAAGATCGCACAGCGCCCTTTCGGAGGCGCAGAATTCCCAAGGACATGCTATGCCGAGGATACCACGGGTCATGCTCTTCTTCACACCATGAATGAGCGGGCGGTAAAAAATGATATCAAGGTGTACCCTGAACGTTTTGTTGTCTCGCTTGTTGTTCTGGATAAGAAGGTAGCAGGCGTAATAGCTCTGAACAGGCTGAGCGGTAAACTGGAGGCATACGCCGCTCATTCCGTCGTGCTTGCCACAGGAGGCGCGGGCAGGATATATGCCGAGACCACCAATTCCCTGATAATGAGCGGATACGGCATTTATCTTGCGTTCCGTGCCGGCGCGGCATTAAAAGACATGGAGTTCATGCAGTTCCATCCCACCTCGCTTTTTCAGATCAACATCCTGCTCACGGAAGGGTGCAGGGGCGAAGGCGGTTATCTCCTGAACAGCAAGGGTGAGAGGTTCATGGCATGGTGTGCACCAAAAGCTCTGGAACTTGCACCAAGAGACATTGTGGCAAGAGCTATTGCCACGGAAATCATGGAGGGAAGAGGCGCCAGTAATAAGTATGTGTATCTTGACCTTCGCCATCTTGGTGAAAAGAAGATCGATGAACGATTACCCGGTATCAGGAAGCTGTGCCAGAGTTTTATAGGATTGGACCCGGTTCGGGACCTCATCCCGGTTGAACCAGCACAGCATTATACAATGGGCGGGATAGACTGCAATGTGAACGGCGAGACAGAGATTGAAGGTCTGTATGCGGCTGGAGAATGTGCCTGCGTGAGCGTTCATGGAGCCAATCGTTTGGGTGGGAACTCGCTCCTTGAGACTTTGGTTTTTGGCAAACGCGTGGGTGAGTCCGCCGCTGCCTTTGCGGCGCGTGAACAGGAATTAAGCCAGAGCGCTCTGGATGCGATAGAACGGGAATATGAAAAAGTTGGTGAAAGGATAAAAGGCAGGGATGGGAAGGAAAAAATTGCAGCCATACGCAACGACCTCGGGAAGCTCATGACCAAAAAGGTGGGGATATTCAGAAGGGAAGACCTGCTGAAGGAAGCTCTGGATGAGATCAGTACGTTATCCGAGAGGTTCAGGCACGTACATGTAAGCAGCGGCACTGTGTACAACCTCGACCTGCTGCATGCTCTTGACCTCGATGCCATGCTTGCGCTCGCAGGGATAATAGCAAAAGGGGCATTCTTGCGAAAAGAGAGCAGGGGCTCTCATTTCAGAACGGATTATCCTGAACGCGACGATGCTCACTTTCTTAAGCATACAATAGCCCGCTCCACGCCTGATGGTGTTACAATCGAATACAAGGATGTCGCAATAACAAAGTTCAAACCTGAAAAGAGGGTGTATTGA
- a CDS encoding TIGR03118 family protein — protein sequence MSKNKAAILFFTTIIVIAAIGMVSGKPDAMVKNTTWNVIAGGQTKDMAIQGMAFYPGIIIINVGDTIKWKIGGNFHTISFLSGQAPPPAGSPESLAPNGSSEYNGTGFVSSGILSTGGIYSLKFTEPGVFSYSCLIHPGMQGIVIVQPSGSKYPFTQKEYNNQGETDLQKDIDVGRELADKVKHMVTSSPGPDNTTMWKIFIDIPLPEMVNVNIKKINSSHVKGKATLDMISPVDLNVKIDVTGLEPNSNNPSNIKIGSCDMPGSTVFSLGDITADSNGKASFMTDITVPPGSGIMNRGWIVSIDNGIKTVACGDVVKHDAAYLRFTPDTLKINQGDNVNWTQLNPMEIHTVSFLAAGQTPPEFLLPGFNINPVAAGPSGVDGYNGSGFYNSGILIPGATYNLTFTEPGDFKYLCLIHDEMKMMGEVVVKPPKESASKHYRQTNLVSDVPGLAKITDPNLVNSWGIAHPPAGPWWVADNGVGVSTLYNGTGVPFPVGSPRIVTIPPPTGGSGPATPTGIVFNNDSDFNVTPGNASRFIFVTEDGTVSAWNPTVDLHNAILKVDNSPAAVYKGVTIAKKGNANFLYVANFRGGTVDVFDTNFTPVTLGAGAFMDTKIPAGFAPFNVQNINGKIFVTFAKQDPQKHDNLNGHGLGFVVMFDPDGNLLMRLKHGNWMDAPWGITLAPSDFGKFSEDLLVGNFGSGQIAAFDPEKGNFQGFLKGLDGKPVVIDGLWGLGFGNGATAGPVNTLFFAAGINDEQHGLFGTITPVNK from the coding sequence ATGAGTAAAAATAAGGCGGCTATTTTGTTTTTTACGACAATAATAGTCATTGCAGCCATAGGTATGGTATCTGGAAAGCCAGATGCGATGGTAAAAAATACGACATGGAATGTGATAGCAGGCGGGCAAACTAAAGACATGGCAATACAGGGAATGGCTTTCTATCCCGGGATAATTATTATCAATGTTGGAGATACCATTAAATGGAAAATTGGAGGAAATTTCCACACTATAAGTTTCTTGTCCGGGCAGGCACCACCGCCGGCAGGTAGTCCAGAATCATTAGCCCCTAACGGAAGTTCGGAATATAATGGAACAGGATTTGTAAGTTCAGGAATCCTGTCAACAGGGGGTATCTATTCGCTGAAATTCACTGAACCCGGAGTATTTTCATATAGTTGTTTAATCCATCCGGGAATGCAGGGCATCGTCATTGTACAGCCATCCGGAAGCAAATATCCTTTTACACAGAAAGAATACAATAATCAGGGCGAGACGGATCTGCAAAAAGACATAGATGTTGGAAGAGAATTGGCAGATAAAGTGAAACATATGGTGACATCATCCCCAGGACCTGATAATACGACTATGTGGAAGATATTTATCGATATTCCATTACCGGAAATGGTTAATGTAAATATAAAAAAAATAAATTCTTCCCATGTAAAAGGAAAGGCAACCCTGGACATGATAAGTCCTGTGGATCTTAATGTCAAAATAGATGTTACCGGATTAGAACCAAATAGTAATAATCCTTCAAATATCAAGATAGGAAGCTGTGATATGCCTGGTTCAACAGTATTTTCGCTTGGTGATATCACAGCAGACTCAAATGGCAAGGCATCATTTATGACAGACATTACCGTTCCTCCTGGATCCGGAATAATGAATAGAGGCTGGATTGTTTCAATAGACAACGGTATTAAGACGGTTGCTTGCGGTGATGTTGTAAAACATGATGCAGCCTACCTGAGATTTACTCCGGATACGCTGAAGATTAACCAGGGAGATAATGTAAATTGGACTCAACTTAATCCTATGGAGATACATACAGTATCGTTCCTGGCAGCCGGCCAGACTCCTCCTGAATTCTTGCTTCCGGGCTTTAATATAAATCCTGTAGCAGCGGGTCCTTCTGGAGTTGATGGCTATAATGGAAGTGGATTTTATAACTCAGGAATATTAATTCCAGGAGCAACCTACAATCTCACATTCACCGAACCGGGTGACTTTAAATATCTATGCCTTATCCACGATGAAATGAAGATGATGGGTGAGGTAGTTGTGAAGCCGCCCAAAGAAAGCGCCTCAAAGCATTATCGCCAGACTAATCTTGTCTCTGACGTCCCGGGTCTGGCGAAAATTACCGATCCCAACCTCGTGAACTCCTGGGGCATTGCGCATCCCCCAGCGGGTCCATGGTGGGTTGCAGACAATGGGGTGGGCGTTTCAACCCTGTACAACGGAACAGGCGTCCCTTTCCCTGTAGGTAGTCCGCGGATCGTTACAATCCCTCCGCCCACAGGTGGGAGCGGTCCAGCAACCCCGACAGGAATCGTTTTCAATAACGATTCGGATTTCAACGTAACACCTGGCAATGCCTCCAGGTTCATTTTCGTAACCGAAGATGGGACAGTATCGGCCTGGAACCCGACAGTCGATCTCCACAATGCTATTCTTAAAGTGGACAACTCGCCTGCCGCCGTTTACAAGGGCGTGACCATTGCGAAGAAAGGCAACGCGAATTTCCTCTACGTCGCAAACTTCCGCGGCGGAACTGTTGACGTATTTGACACAAACTTCACTCCCGTCACGCTGGGCGCAGGCGCTTTTATGGACACAAAAATTCCTGCGGGCTTTGCCCCCTTCAATGTGCAAAATATTAATGGCAAGATATTCGTTACCTTTGCCAAGCAGGATCCCCAGAAGCATGATAACCTGAACGGCCACGGTCTTGGTTTCGTAGTTATGTTTGACCCGGATGGAAATCTGCTGATGCGATTGAAACATGGGAATTGGATGGATGCACCCTGGGGTATAACGCTTGCACCCTCAGATTTCGGCAAGTTCAGCGAAGATTTGCTGGTTGGCAATTTCGGAAGCGGACAGATTGCCGCCTTTGATCCTGAAAAAGGGAACTTCCAGGGCTTTCTGAAAGGTCTTGATGGCAAGCCTGTTGTTATAGACGGGCTCTGGGGTTTGGGCTTTGGCAACGGCGCAACTGCAGGGCCGGTTAATACCCTGTTCTTTGCAGCGGGAATCAACGATGAGCAACATGGTCTCTTTGGAACCATTACACCGGTCAACAAATAG
- the sdhC gene encoding succinate dehydrogenase, cytochrome b556 subunit, giving the protein MPANDSQLKILIRTFSNCGEPGTLAYVFHRLTGLILAGYLFLHLSTISLSTVSPQAFDAKLGTFNQPLFLALDVALLAAATFHVFNGLRIIFFDLGIGIKKQKLSFVLALVLTGIIAVLAAELLIPVFFGKG; this is encoded by the coding sequence ATGCCAGCGAATGATTCACAGCTCAAGATTCTTATTCGAACTTTTTCCAACTGCGGCGAGCCCGGTACCCTTGCGTATGTATTCCACCGCCTGACAGGCTTAATCCTGGCAGGTTACCTCTTCCTGCATCTATCGACCATCTCCCTTTCTACCGTATCCCCACAGGCATTCGATGCAAAACTGGGAACGTTTAACCAGCCTCTGTTTCTTGCCCTCGATGTTGCTCTACTTGCAGCTGCAACTTTTCATGTTTTCAACGGGCTTCGGATAATATTTTTCGATCTTGGGATAGGAATAAAAAAACAGAAACTGAGTTTTGTACTCGCTCTGGTATTGACCGGTATCATTGCGGTGCTGGCGGCTGAGCTTTTGATTCCGGTATTTTTCGGGAAGGGGTAA
- a CDS encoding PH domain-containing protein — protein sequence MRELQKIKIGEEFRPAPQFKKLYYVYLLLAIVFGILPWYIPVFLLFAPFIVMVGYLIPILAILIFVSYWIPKYYDTMLYKLTQNEIVWRRGVWFKNTGIVPYNRITNIDIVQGPVSRSFGIASIKIQTAGYSGQSGGGGMLAEIRIEGMEQFEDLRELIMGFVRGKKPLAVGTYEEEINLKILDELVKIRELMEKSSGN from the coding sequence ATGAGAGAACTTCAAAAAATAAAAATCGGTGAAGAATTTAGACCAGCTCCACAATTTAAAAAGCTCTATTACGTTTATTTATTGTTAGCAATTGTCTTTGGTATTTTACCATGGTATATTCCTGTTTTTTTACTTTTTGCCCCATTTATAGTAATGGTAGGCTATTTAATACCTATTCTTGCTATTTTGATATTCGTATCCTACTGGATCCCAAAATACTACGATACGATGCTTTACAAACTTACTCAAAATGAAATCGTTTGGAGAAGAGGGGTATGGTTCAAAAACACAGGAATTGTGCCTTACAACAGAATAACCAATATCGATATTGTTCAAGGTCCTGTTTCAAGAAGTTTTGGAATAGCATCGATCAAAATTCAAACTGCAGGCTATTCAGGCCAATCAGGTGGTGGAGGTATGTTAGCCGAAATAAGAATAGAAGGAATGGAACAATTTGAGGATTTAAGAGAGTTAATAATGGGATTTGTGAGAGGCAAAAAACCCCTGGCAGTAGGAACTTACGAAGAAGAAATTAACTTGAAGATTCTTGATGAATTAGTTAAGATTAGAGAACTAATGGAAAAATCTTCTGGAAATTAA
- the bioF gene encoding 8-amino-7-oxononanoate synthase, producing the protein MKMKWLAGELEELKKKGLYRSLSTIESAQTPRIRQDGKELILLSSNNYLGLTNHPKVKKAAFEAVEHYGTGSGGSRLTTGNHELYGRLEERIAKFKGTEDAIVFSTGYMANIGTIAAIAGKGDLILSDERNHASIIDGCRLSRADVAVYPHKDTAYVENQLRNSKHKKKLIVTDGIFSMDGDVAPLPEISELAKKYDAMVMVDDAHATGVLGKHKRGTPDYFNVDVDINMGTLSKALASIGGYVAGSGELIDYLRNKARAFIYSTALPPPAVAAAKAAIDVIEEENPAEKLWRNTAIYKKGLKDMGITITSETQIIPLMTGGTEETVKAASELLRLGVFAQGIRPPTVPQGKGRIRTSLMATHSEVDIAEALLAISIIKEKFDLS; encoded by the coding sequence ATGAAGATGAAGTGGCTTGCAGGCGAGCTTGAGGAGCTAAAAAAGAAGGGATTGTATCGAAGCCTCAGCACAATCGAAAGCGCGCAGACGCCAAGGATAAGACAAGATGGAAAGGAACTCATACTTCTCTCCTCCAACAACTACCTGGGATTAACCAATCACCCCAAAGTAAAAAAGGCAGCCTTTGAGGCAGTGGAGCACTACGGCACAGGTTCTGGAGGCTCGCGCCTTACCACCGGCAACCATGAGCTGTACGGCAGGCTGGAGGAGAGAATAGCGAAATTCAAAGGCACGGAGGATGCCATCGTTTTCAGCACGGGATACATGGCAAATATCGGAACGATCGCGGCGATAGCAGGAAAAGGCGACCTTATCCTGAGCGATGAGCGAAACCATGCAAGCATAATCGATGGATGCAGGCTGAGCCGAGCCGACGTGGCGGTCTATCCCCACAAGGATACGGCATACGTAGAAAACCAGCTTCGCAATTCGAAACACAAAAAAAAACTGATAGTCACAGACGGCATCTTCAGCATGGATGGCGATGTAGCTCCTTTGCCAGAGATTTCCGAGCTTGCGAAAAAATACGATGCTATGGTCATGGTGGACGATGCCCATGCCACGGGCGTTCTTGGAAAACACAAAAGGGGCACGCCAGATTATTTTAACGTGGATGTGGATATAAACATGGGGACATTAAGCAAAGCGCTTGCAAGCATCGGCGGCTACGTGGCAGGAAGTGGTGAATTGATCGATTATCTTCGAAACAAGGCAAGAGCGTTCATCTATTCAACCGCACTCCCCCCGCCTGCTGTTGCTGCTGCAAAGGCTGCCATAGATGTCATCGAGGAGGAGAATCCCGCTGAAAAACTCTGGAGGAATACCGCTATCTATAAAAAAGGGCTCAAAGACATGGGAATTACCATTACGAGCGAGACCCAGATTATTCCTCTCATGACAGGGGGTACAGAGGAGACTGTAAAAGCAGCCAGCGAGCTTCTGAGGCTCGGCGTTTTCGCACAGGGGATACGCCCTCCAACCGTGCCACAGGGCAAAGGACGGATCAGGACTTCACTCATGGCTACCCATAGCGAAGTGGATATAGCAGAGGCACTTCTTGCCATTTCCATAATCAAGGAAAAGTTCGATCTTTCATGA
- a CDS encoding RidA family protein → MNPKEIVNTSEAPNAIGPYSQAIKVNKMVYLSGQIGIDPKTQQFIDGDVETQTKRVLDNLKAVIEASGSSLESVVKTTIYLTDINDFSKVNEIYASYFSLGKPARSTVCVTKLPKNAKIEIDAIAEII, encoded by the coding sequence ATGAATCCGAAGGAAATCGTGAATACAAGCGAAGCGCCAAATGCTATTGGCCCTTACTCACAAGCTATCAAGGTTAATAAAATGGTCTATCTGTCAGGTCAGATCGGAATCGACCCTAAGACTCAACAGTTCATTGATGGTGATGTAGAGACCCAGACAAAAAGAGTTCTTGATAACCTGAAAGCTGTTATTGAAGCATCGGGGAGCAGCCTTGAAAGTGTGGTCAAGACAACTATTTATCTAACAGATATTAATGATTTTTCAAAAGTGAACGAGATTTATGCGTCTTATTTTTCTTTGGGCAAGCCTGCCCGTTCTACTGTGTGTGTTACAAAGCTTCCAAAAAACGCAAAGATAGAGATTGATGCGATTGCAGAGATTATTTGA
- a CDS encoding NOB1 family endonuclease, which yields MPYIADSSLFIIRKRLEGSVITVPSVVLELRDENARTTLELMNVSIEPPLPGFIKEVRSKAGITKDSEELSATDIDILAKALEYSSRGGILVTDDFAIQNIALQLGIKVTPAGGRKIKDVLLWEKRCIGCKRRFPQGDVCPVCGSPLKKIRKRKV from the coding sequence ATGCCCTACATCGCCGACTCCTCCCTTTTCATCATCAGAAAGCGCCTCGAAGGGAGCGTAATAACCGTTCCTTCGGTGGTTCTCGAACTTAGGGATGAGAATGCCCGAACAACGCTGGAATTGATGAACGTGAGTATTGAGCCTCCACTTCCAGGTTTCATAAAAGAGGTAAGGTCAAAAGCTGGCATCACAAAGGACAGCGAGGAACTTTCAGCTACCGACATCGATATTCTTGCAAAGGCGCTTGAATATTCAAGCCGTGGGGGAATCCTGGTCACGGATGATTTTGCAATCCAGAACATCGCGCTCCAGCTCGGGATTAAAGTAACGCCGGCAGGAGGAAGGAAGATAAAAGACGTCCTGCTCTGGGAAAAGCGGTGCATCGGATGCAAGAGGCGTTTCCCGCAGGGGGATGTATGCCCAGTGTGCGGCTCGCCTTTGAAAAAAATCAGGAAAAGGAAAGTTTGA
- a CDS encoding 6-carboxyhexanoate--CoA ligase, with protein sequence MYSVRMRAEKDGKHISGAERITGDHEIFSAAQSLIDRALSHEKGKPDFINISLEELKIPIKNITSLPLILTHVRNAAEGRALAGKLLLSLGIPLFCIEKAITLLGNGAAGGESMRGAMIMNMSGERLEPDKYRGIRASRMDITEEASAELARSIKDAGLSSYYAYISEALVLATKVASVNGNIAELCWSDDPSYTAGYVASKIGYVRIPHLKPEGDSRGGRVFFVDGIDLDSYIHEMEKAPVLVNKFGGIKELTVKI encoded by the coding sequence ATGTACAGCGTTAGAATGAGGGCGGAAAAAGATGGAAAACACATATCTGGGGCGGAGCGGATAACCGGTGACCATGAAATATTTTCTGCTGCGCAGTCGCTGATAGACAGGGCTCTTTCTCACGAAAAAGGAAAACCGGATTTTATAAATATATCTCTTGAAGAATTAAAGATTCCCATCAAAAACATAACCTCGTTACCGCTTATTTTAACGCATGTCAGGAATGCTGCAGAAGGCAGGGCACTTGCAGGAAAGCTGTTGTTATCTCTTGGGATACCTCTTTTCTGCATAGAAAAGGCAATAACCCTCCTTGGAAACGGTGCTGCTGGCGGGGAGAGCATGAGGGGGGCAATGATAATGAATATGAGCGGGGAGCGGCTTGAGCCTGACAAATATCGAGGCATAAGAGCATCACGCATGGATATTACAGAGGAAGCCTCTGCAGAACTTGCGCGTTCTATCAAGGATGCCGGATTGTCATCATATTACGCTTATATTAGCGAGGCGCTTGTGCTAGCCACAAAAGTTGCCTCGGTAAATGGGAACATTGCCGAACTGTGCTGGTCTGATGACCCGTCCTATACAGCAGGTTATGTTGCTTCGAAGATCGGCTATGTGCGCATCCCGCATCTGAAACCCGAAGGAGATTCCCGCGGGGGGAGGGTGTTTTTCGTGGACGGTATAGACCTTGATAGTTACATTCATGAAATGGAGAAAGCTCCTGTCCTTGTCAATAAGTTCGGCGGAATAAAGGAGCTTACCGTAAAAATATAG
- the bioB gene encoding biotin synthase BioB gives MLQNVRSKLENGDPINFPEAVALMNLHGSECMELFSLANSVRSKLGDRVDLCSIVNAKCGLCPEDCKFCAQSAHNDAEVTPHPLMDEEEILDMALMMQDEGAARFCIVTSGKEADDQDFERISSAIRRIRKETRLSICVSLGMLTEESANALKNAGVIRIHHNLETSESFFRNICTTHSYDEKIRTVNIAKNAGLEVCCGGIIGMGESIRDRIELGFMLRDIDVDSIPINILNPIAGTPLSCAVPITPMEVLKTIAVFRLVLPQKNIRVAGGREKNLRDLQCLCLLSGANGLLLGNYLTTPGRVPSEDIRMIRDLGLVPGGV, from the coding sequence ATGCTCCAAAACGTCAGATCAAAACTCGAAAACGGCGACCCCATAAACTTTCCAGAAGCCGTGGCGCTCATGAATCTCCATGGCAGCGAATGCATGGAGCTTTTTTCCTTAGCCAACAGCGTGCGCTCAAAGCTCGGCGACAGGGTTGACCTCTGCTCGATTGTCAATGCAAAGTGCGGTCTTTGCCCCGAGGATTGCAAATTCTGCGCCCAGTCTGCACATAACGACGCTGAGGTAACCCCTCATCCCCTGATGGATGAGGAGGAAATTCTTGATATGGCTTTGATGATGCAGGACGAAGGTGCGGCGAGATTCTGCATTGTTACAAGCGGAAAAGAGGCTGACGACCAGGATTTTGAACGTATATCGAGCGCCATAAGGAGAATACGGAAAGAGACAAGATTATCCATCTGCGTTTCCCTCGGGATGCTCACCGAAGAAAGTGCTAACGCGCTTAAAAACGCAGGCGTTATAAGGATACATCACAATCTTGAGACTTCCGAGAGCTTTTTCAGGAATATCTGCACCACGCACTCATACGATGAAAAAATACGAACTGTAAATATAGCAAAAAATGCGGGGCTTGAGGTCTGTTGCGGCGGGATAATAGGGATGGGAGAATCCATACGCGACCGAATCGAGCTTGGCTTCATGCTTCGTGATATAGATGTCGATTCCATACCAATCAATATCCTTAATCCCATAGCTGGGACACCTCTTTCCTGCGCAGTGCCGATAACGCCGATGGAAGTGCTCAAAACAATCGCGGTTTTCCGCCTCGTCCTTCCTCAAAAAAATATACGTGTGGCCGGTGGCAGGGAAAAGAACCTGAGAGACCTCCAGTGCCTCTGCCTGCTTTCCGGCGCCAACGGGTTGCTCTTGGGCAACTATCTCACAACCCCGGGCAGAGTTCCCAGTGAGGATATCCGTATGATTCGTGACCTTGGACTTGTTCCCGGAGGCGTTTGA